TCTATGTTGACAAAAGTAGTGTGAGTGTGGAAGAATTGGGAATTCGATTTTTTGTCGAAATAGACCACCAGCCGAACGGAATTGTCAAAAAAGACTCCCTCCGAATGAAAGTGACAAAAAAGACCCCCTCGAccgtggcggcaggcgcgccaGGCGACACGTGGCGCCTGCCGCCACGGCGCGAGGCGGCAAGCCCTGCCGCCACGGTGTCAGGCGGCACGCTGTGCAAAACAGGATACGGCGCTGGCGACAGAACGGGCTGGTCTGGTGGGTCCGTGCCGCCTCAGCGGCTGGCGGCAGCCCTGGACATGTGCTGCTGCAGCGGCGTCGTTCCAAAAGAGTTAAAGGCTAGGGAACGGGAACCAGTTCAGTCAAGTGTATCTACCGCTATATCTATCTAGCGGCCTGGGCTTTGCATCAAAAGGAGTCCAACATGGAACGGCTTCAAATCGGTCTCTCTGATTCGATGTGAACCAAAGGCGAGAGCAGTGGTACGTTTAGGCTGCAGGGGAACCTAACTCGAGACGCTTCTTTCCAGGACTTTTCGCTTTGACTAGGACATTGTAAAATGGATCTGTCCGAACGGAGTCAATGGCGCTAGATCTTTACTCTTTTGGAAAACGACGCCACTGCAGCAGCGCATGTCCAGGGCCGCCGCCAGCCCCTGAGGCGGCCGGGCCCAGCTGCTACAGGGCTGCCGCCAGCCCCTGAGGCGGCAGGGACCCACCAGGCCAGTCCGTTCCGTCGCCAGCGCCGTATCCCGTTTTGCGCAGCATGCCGCCTGACGCCGTGGCGGCAGGGCCTGCCGCCTCGcgccgtggcggcaggtgccacatgTCGCTtggcgcgcctgccgccacggcCGAGGCGGTCCTTTTTGTCACTTTTATCTGGGAGGGGTCTTTTTTGACAATTCCGTTCGTCAGGTGGTCTATTTTGACAAAAATTCTTGGAAATTCTTCTTTTCTAAACGAGTGGAGTCGGAATCTTTAAAGGCGCACACACACGCACCCCACATGCCACCCCATCTTCATTCCTTTAGGTGTCTTTCCTTGATGCCCTCTGCGCCTAATATTCTTTGATTCTTTAATGGAACAAAGTTCGAGTTTGCACCGCAGGTGCGCTATCCAGTGGAAAGATAACGTCTTGAACCTCAAGCCCAAGTGAGCGTGCTGCAGATGTGAGCATCTGGAATTTGATTGGATTTTGACACTTTGTCAATGAATAGGAAGGTGGCCTCCGTTTGTAACTTTTGAGAATAAATCCCCAAGAAAGATGCATTGTTTGATAAATGAAAACAACATCTAGATCAGTGGTGCATTGCTGACTGTAGGTACGTAGTAGTAGCAGTGTGCAAAAAAAAATTTTGAGTTTTGGAAAGCAAAACAGAAAAGAATTAAAAAGAATTATTCTTTGCCGCCAGACAGCAGCCTTCGATTGTGTACACGACAGGTGCGCAAACCCTTGCGAGCATCTATTCTTTGCCCCACACACATTGATGCATCTATTTGCTAAAGCTTCTGGGTTGAAGATGTATAGGTACATAGTACTCCTAcaacttaggctggtcatagtaaggagtatatgatactagtgtattaTACTACATTCATAATGCATAGTAatatagattagtatcataggtggtctcatttattgctatacatgacacatagtagcataacatttattatgttacggtatctattTATGTTACTGTAAttatctctcttctttaattgactGTCACATAAGCATGTTTGTGAGTCCCAAGTGTATGTTACTATTTATGTTACCTtcactatggctagccttaatcTTAATATAGAGGGACGTCGAGGGCGTACACGAGACCCGCAAGACTAAGCTTTGTGAGCACATATTCTTCGCCGCATCCAGACGGCTGATCCACCCGTAGGCCTTAGCTCACCGGCCCACTATATAATGCCATCACCTTGCACTGACTCCTTCCTCCTGAGCTCACCCCTCTTAGTCCAGCATGAACAGCTACTATTACTACTTGGACAAGTCACGGCCGTGGTTCtggtggagcggcggcggctggcgcagATTTAACGATGGTATGCATGCTGCGGTGCTCCCTGCTccatcttttttctttctttcttctctttCTATTCGAGCGTCCTAACAGAAACGATGTGCGCACAGATTTTCGGTTCTGGATCCCTGTTGTGTTCTCTTCGTGCTGATTTATCCAATAAAGAAACTTTCTTACTTTCCTGTAATTTTAACTATACCCACTTCCTTGATTTTGTTTAATTCTGTAGGCAGACGTTACCCTGCAGTTAATATAATTATATTAACTGCGGACTCCTTCGACTATGCGTTGGGCAGAAAACGATTAATCGAACCCCCTCAGGATAGCTCTTCCGGAAGTGTGATCTCGATCAAAGACATGGATGAATGGAAATTGCATTGGAACAAGTCTGCTCCATACAACAAGCTGGTACGTACGTACCTAACCTAGCTAGTACTACTTCTGTCTTTTTATTAGTCCCCTCGCATTTAGGCAGTGGCGGACCTAGCCCACTGGGCCAGGATGGGCCAACAGTGCAATTGTATATATAAtcttattttttattttactttttagcATTTTCTCTATGGTATAAAGCCCATATTTCCAATCTCAGGGTGGGCCGTGGCCCACCCTGTCCATCCTCTACCTCCGCCACTGCATTTAGGGTCATATTTTCATCATAATTTTAACTAATAAAACATAAGTTACATGtaacaaaaataatatcatcagaaactatgttcaaatatgaattcaacgatataattttttgtgacatgtatTAATATTTTGATAGTTAAATCTATAGTCAAACTTTGACACAAAATACGAAACAAAccagtaaaccaggacagaggtagtagcagCTAGCTTTTCTATCTCTcaagtttcttttcttttctggagacTCGACCTCTAGTAGAACTCTAATGTTTGAAATGATCTAGTTGGTGTATGCGTTCTACGACAAGAATTCCACGCTGTACAAGGCCATGGAGAAGCTGTTGGAGAAACTCGCCAAGCAGTATATAGGCAAGGCAGACTTCTGCAAGTTGGACGTCGACAACTTCGAGGTACACACACAACCAGATGATTCCATGCATGTATCATTATTTGGAAGCGGACGCGCGTGATTATTGATATCAATTATTAACCGTACGTGCAGTATTTGGCGGGGCTTTGCGGAGTGGAGGGAGCGTATCCGACGTTCGTGCTATTCAAGAACTGCAAGCAGGTGGGCAAGGTCGTCGGCCTCAAGGACGACGAACTCGAGCGGAGCATCGAGCGAGCGCTAAACTAGTACTCAATATATTTCGTGTGAAGAGATATAATATGACCTTCATATACGCATCGGCAGTGCGAGGTACATGCAGGTGCATGCTGCAAAACTACTATGTACAGTAGCTAGAATAAGCATGGTACGAAACTTGTCGAGAGATGTTGAGTATTAGATGTACTAGTCCATGGACCTATGCTACAGCATGATATGAGCTACAGTAGAATTTTAGAGCATCTTCAGCGGCAATCATCTGCTTTGAGCGCTCATATGCCCCGCGTTCACATCCACACATCTCAAATTGGCCCCCTCATATTGAAGCATTTCGACGAACAGGTTACGTGCGACGTGACTAGAGCACGCACAAATGCCATGGGTGTGAGCAGTCTTGGCCAGATCGTGGTCAGCTTGCTCATGGGCGCGAGCTCCGGCCTCGGAGTGGCCCTGGGCGTGACCTCCGGTTGGGTGCACGAGCTCGGGCCTCGGAGCGGCTGTGGGTGTGAGCTCCGGGCGGGGCCTGCGAGCTCCGGCCTCGGACCGGCCATAGGCACGACCTCCGGGTGTGGGGCCGTGAGCTCCGGCCTCGGACTGGCCGTGAGCGCGAGCTTCGGGCGCGGTGGCACGAGCTCCGGCCTCAGAGTGGCCGTGGGCGCGCGAGCTCCAGCCTCGGGAAAGCCATGGGCGCGAGCTCCGGCATCGGGGTGGCCATGGGCGCGAGCTCCAGGCGCAGGGGTGGCCATGGGCGCGAGCTCCAGGCGCAGGGGTGGCCATGGGCGGGACCTCTGGCCTCGGACCGGCTGGCGCGACCTCTGGCCTCGGAATGGCCGTGGGCGCGAGCTCCAGCCTCGGGGCGGCCATGGGCGCACGAGCTCCGGCCTCGGGACAGCCATGGGCGCGAGCTCCAAGCGCAGGGGCGGCCACGGGCGCGAGCTCCGCCCGCGGTCTTCTCACCAAGTCACTGCAAGTGGGCCCCTGTGTGCATGCAGCTGGCTGCCCGGGCGTGACTGGACCCATTTGAGACGGGTCTGAGTGTTCCTAAATACTCAATCGTGCAGCTGCGCCATATGGGTGTCACGAGTACACACGCGAGAGCCGTCCGTTGCGCCCGATCGCCACCGACGCATGCGGAATCGTCCGACCAGAATAATAATAACCCACGTCACGACAAGCGCAAAGGTGCGGCCCACGTGGGACACTGCATGAGATGGGGATTCAGTTCAAACTTAGATCTGCATGCATTTAATTagcattttcaaaattttgaaaagctATAACTTTTAGACCAAGCGTCGAAATTAAGATCTGTTTTCACCCTTAGGTTAATCAtgacgagatctttaaaactagatcccatatgagtATGTTTTGACTAACTTCTTTTATGAGCAACTTTGGGTGCTAcggaggcaactttagtgctataggAAAGCACCTTCTTGTTAGTTTGTTTAGTATGACTTTCTATGATTGAAAATCTCTTTGAAGTTGGCTACCATGACTATCTAGTTAACTAGCTTCACTTCTAAGTTTTCTACCATAATTAGCTCCGCCTCCAATTTGATAGTATTGTAGGCAACTTAGTTTCTGGGGTAGGCTAACATTATTCTAAGCTTCTTGCCATGACAAGCGAGTAGCTTAACATCATCCTTAGTTGCATGTAATACCTTTTGGTATGGTAAACAACTTAGTTTCATAGAAAGGCAACTTACTAACAATGATGGACCACCTTTTCAATGTATTCTAGGCAACTAAAATAGAAATGGCAGGCAACAGAGCATCACAAGTAGGCAACATAGAAAAAGAATGATAAGAAACATCCCAATATTAGTCGGCAACTAATTTGTAAAGTTACGCAACTAACATCAATGTTAGGAAATTTCATAGTATTTTGTAGCCAACCGAGCATGAACCGTGGGCAACATAAAAAATGGACATCAGTGTTAGGCAATTTCATAGTATTTGTAGGCAACTAAGCATCAACAACAGGCAACTAATCATCAATGATAGGCAACTGTGCATCAATGTTCAATTTCATAGTATTTGTAGGCAACTGAGCATCAACTGTAGGCAACTGAGCATCACAGATAAGCAACTGGGTATCAATGTTAGGCAACTTCATAGTATTTGTAGGCAACTGAGCATCAATCGTAGGCAGCTAATAATCAATGATAAGCAACCGAGCAGTCCTGATAGGCAAGTTGGATAAAGTTAGCAAGATTCACAGCACATAGTGCAGTGAAGTTGCTTGTATGTAGCACTAAAGGCACCTCatgttttgtgtgattttattGTTTTGACATAGATCAACCTAATAGAAAGTCATACCAAGCCAAAAAAAGAACATGATGCTAAatgaggcaactttagtgctaagTAGGAGCTACTTTGATGCTAGATGAATTGAACCGTATCTATTAGTGAAATCACCTAGTAACCTCCTAATTAGATGTGTGCAGTAGTGTAATAGGTGGCATAGAGTTAGGATACTTGCTACTTATGGTATACAACTTAGAGATGAAGCTAGTCAAATTGATAGTTGCGATAACCAACTTAGAAGGATTTTTCGTTGATAGGCGGTCATACTAGGAAAAAAAAGAAGTTGCTTTCTTATAGCACAATAGTTGCCTCAATACAACCCAAAGTTGCCTGCGAAAAAAGTTTGTCAATATGTgcccatatgggatctagttttgaagtacTCGTCATGAGAaacccaacggtgaaaacggatctgaattccgaTGCACGAATCAAAAGTTATACCTATTAAAAAATTTTGAAACCCAAATAAAATGCATGCAGGACAAGATCGTAGGTGATTTCCTGAGTACCGTGAATACGTCAAGTAGTTTTCTTTTAGGATGTCAGTTGGTTTTGGAATCACGTGGGCGTGGGATGGTAGTGTGAGAAACTGATTTGCTTTTTTGGGAAAGTGACAGTCTGCCTTCCTTTTGGGGAGAGTGCTCGATCCCGCGAGCGGGCGCTCGGGTGCCAGGTAGCCACGTCCTTGAGTGTTAGTCCGGACGTTTAGGGACAAAGTGGGGGGAGAGGGGTGGTCTGGTTGGGTCATACTTTTTTGACCGGGTGGGCTTTCGGGCGTTTAGGGAAAAAGTGGAAGGGGagtctggttgtagatgctcttacgagACATAAATATTAAAAAATTATGAATAAATTTAGTATTTATAACTAATCAAAATTATTTATCCACTGGCATAAATTTAGGACCAACACATGAGAGCACTAGACTGTGCGGGCCGCGAATAGAACGAACGGCAGTAATGCTACACAGACCGGTCCAGCAACCCGGTTAGACCGGTTTCCAAGGGTTTAACCCAAATTGACCATTCCAGAGGATAACTACCATGCTTATGTGATGGAGGATGGCTAGGTTCACGAGCAAAAAGATAACCAACGCACTTACGTGGCGAAGAACGACTAGTTTATGAGAAAACTAGCAAAGGCCATTATcgggaccccgtcagggcgtggACGTCGTCAGTGTGCCCTAGATCGACCAGCGAGACTTAGGACGCCATCTCTGGTCATAGAGATCAGTATGCGAACAACATAGAGGTTGATAGAGGCATTCAGGGTTTAGAGATATAAAAAGTAAGGACATGACTAACCTCCATACGGCAGGATTTTAGGGACGGGCACGCACGATCGCAATCCACTTGTCCCGTCCTAAGATCTCATCACTTTTCCCACTTTCTTTTTATTTTCTGGCATGGTAAATAAATGCGGGGAAAAATTGCCTCTTGGTCAATTATAACTTGCCATATCCACCTAGTCAAGTTTCAAATTGTGATTACAAAGAAGGTCGATAAAAATTTGTACTGCTACAGACACGACCAGAAAAACAAgacattttttctttatttctttttaccATTTTTTCCTTTTGTACACCATAATTCGTGCATCACAGACTCGATAAATCATGCACAAACGGTAATTTTTTGACCCTAGGTAAAAAAGTTGTTGTAATACACTAACTTAAATGTAAAAGAGCATGCTAATTATACGCCACAAACTTGATAACTCACTCACAAACATCATGGTGACTTTCGCCTCGAAGAAAAAAAAACATTGTTATAACACATCCCAATAATTTATTTGTAAAAGAGAGCAAGATAATTTTTATACGCCACGAATCTGATAACTCACACACAAACACGGTGATAACTTTTTTGACCACATGAATAAAGAGTTGTTGTAACACATCCCAATAAATTCTCTATAAAAACATGGTAGTATGTATGCCACGAATCTGGTAACTTACTAACAGACACTGTTGTGCTTATATTACCATGCTATCATGTATGTATTACGTTCTGAACAATTGTTTTTTCTTAGATTAAAGTTATGAgcgtgtttgtacctaagttatcaggtcatTGTCCTAATATTACCAAGGTATTTATATAGAAGTTATCGCGGATGTGTCTTCAAACATTTTTTCCTAGATAAAAATTATTATGGTGTTTGTACCTAAATTATCATGTCAGCAGTGCATaaaatatcatgctatttacatagaaATTAGCAAGGGTACGTTTCAAGCACCCCTCGTGTCGAAAATGTTACCACCATGTTTCTATCTAAAATTATCAAGGTCGCGGTGCACAAATTATAATGTCATTTACACAAAACTTATCGGGGTTGTGTTTTTCAAAGGGAAAATTTCCCTAGTCAAAGTTATCAACTCTATTGTGCGTATATTAATGCGCTATTTGCACAGAAGTTGTCGGGGGTATGGTTTTCAACAAATTTTATACCAGAGTCAAAAAAAGAATTATCACGATGTATTTACGTGAGTTATCAGCTCTATTATGTGTATATTACCAACCTATTTACATAGAAGTTACCAGGGTTTGTTTTCCAATAAAATTTCCCCGGGTTAAAAGGTTACCATAGTATTTGTACATGACTTATCACCTTTGTTGTGTCTACATTATCATGCTTTTTACACACAAGTTACGGGCTaccttaatatatatatatattgggtaAAAAAGGTACCATGGTGCCTGTAGGCGATTTATCGGCTTCGGTGTGCGTATTTCAACAAAAGTTATCGGGGTATgatttcaacaacttttattccaGGGCCGAAAACATGGAAGGGACATCACCATGGTGCCTGCACATGAGTTACTGTGCTATTTAAGAAGCTTATGGAGAAAATCACAAAAATAGAACTTTGCTATTACAGTTTACAAAAGGTCATGTACTGTGATACCATTTATATCACAACAAGCACAACCTAGTGTGATGGCTGTTACAATAGCGTTGATGCTAGGGGTCTTGAGTTTGATCCCACCGGCCATATCTTTTTTTTGTGGGAGTGCTAGCAGGAACTGGAGAAGAAAAAACACTGCACATGAGTCAGCAGAACCTGAGAAACAGCCTGGAAAAGCGAATCCGATGGAGCCAGAGAAGTTATAGCGAAACGTGGGAAACAACCCTGAAATTGCGGATCAGATGGAACTCCATCCGAGCATACGATATGGATCGGACAGCGCAGAGGTCATTTGGAACTGTTGCAAATTTCCTGCCATTCGAAAAATAGCTTTATCAAAAAAGTAAATGTTTTGGTTCCATTTGGTTGTCCCCACCCGGGTGTGGCCCTTTATATTTATAGGATGGGGCTAGTCTTACATATGCATTTTGATTGTCACGACGAGATCTACGCAATGGTGAAGTCCAATTTGCATTTTGAGCACTTTGATTATAACGGTCTGATCTGTTTGGTGATCGGTCTGCATTGCTGGATCGGCTACAAGACTGACAACATACCGGTCGGACTGCTTCAACATGCTGATCAGACCGGTTGGCCTTGCCATATAATGCAAATCTGACAATTTTGACAGTCAACGCATGCCCTTCGTTTCTTGGTAAAGCTTCCATACCAAGGAACATTTATTATAACCAAAACTGCACAGGAGCAATGTCGCACACAAGTGCATCAAACATGTTTCACTTTAAGGACGATAGTATCTATCGGCCATATTACTTGATTCTTCTCAATtgtataattcttattcttgctacTATTTATACATCTTGTGTGAGTGATATAAGCCTGAGTAGGTACTGCCTCGGCTATGGATTCTTGAAAAATagtaacaaggtgcagcaagatggcccaatcctttttatatcaAAGAACAAGCCGGAAAGTTCTCTTATAGAAAGCAAAACATTCTCGAGGACAACAGGAATTGTCatctagtcacgttcatcatgtttagttggtTCGCGTTCACTACTTTtaataatttgatatatgggtggaccggtgttaGGATGctgctcttacttgaacaagcaaccctcttatgattaccccctctaataagcatccgcaactgcgaaagaaaaattaagataaatctaaccatagcatgaaatatatggatccaaatcaaccccttataaAATAACgtatgaactagggtttaagcttctatcactctcgcaatccatcatctacttattactccataATGCCTTGCCTTGTGCcaaagtatggtgaagtgtcatgtagcagATGTTCACATGAAACCACTAGAGAAAGCACACCatatatatcatcaaaatatcaaacgaataccaacttcacatgattacttataacaagacttatctcatgtcctcaagaataaaagtagctattcaaaaatcatattcatgcatgttcaagatcagaggggtattgaatatgcttaaggatctgaacatttaatcttccaccatatatgccaactagcatcaactacaagatgtaatcaattgtactagcaacccacaggtatcaatctgaggttttgggacaaagattgaatacaagagatgaactagctagggtttgagaggagatggtgttggcgaagatgTTAATGAAGATTGCTCCTCCCACGATGAACGATCGTTGGTGATGTTGATgccttcgatttccccctcccggagggaagtatccccggcagaatcgcttcgccggagagcaaaagtgctcttgcccaggttccacctcgagacggcggcgcttcgtttCAAAATTCTTCTTCTggttttttctagggaaaatagcATCATACAGGAGAAGATGAGCCCTAGAGGCATGCTGGGAGAGTCACTAGCTCACCAGGCGACCCCCCCCCACCGAGGGGGGGGGCTTGAGCTCATGGCTCTCAGGTGGCCCCCCTCCTAGTATTTTTTTCCGCCaagattttttatatatttcaaaatatttctctgtaaattttcaggttATTTGGAGCTGTGAAGAATATCTATCTCTCCTGTAGCTTTTTCAGGACCAAAATTCCAGCTActggcaatctcccttttcatgtaaaacttgtaaaataagagaaaaaaggaattagaattgcatcataaagtgaatAACAACCCAAAATataataaataacagtaggaaaacatgatgcaaaatggaagtattaCCTGTGCTAGAAAATAGGACATATCAAGTGCCCGTGATTCGCCGGAacgggaatgaaacgacatttTAGCGATATATGTAATGTTAATTGACTGATGCTTAGGGTTGGCTTTCAGTCTGTTGGGGCATCTGGTGTGACTTTCAGTTTGTTCTTGAAGGAAGGATCCCGACTGATTTCATGGAGGTTgtttcctcctcttcttcccgtGATATACATCAGTAATGCATGAGAGAAGGGGTCAAGCAATCATCACCGATGGTCGAAAATCaatgagggagtgtccaccatatacggTCGATAtatcagagaggaagaatcccgagtgttctcatgggggtcgcttctccttctttcttgtgtgctagacattttggtgtaatgcactcgggaaagaagagaggagcgaccatcaccaatggTCAATATATCAGAATGGGAGTTCCCACCATATACACCACGAGAGATGAACGTTTTCCAAGGAAGATTCGACCGAAAGTCAACGTGTGTTGAATAGTGATATGTATGTCGAGTTCCTGGTATTTGCCATCGTTTTTTattctttgaattatgaacacatGAAATGTCTGATGAGGATAGGATCCTCGAGTGATTACTGCACCGACGACGGGGctatgtgcgacaggcctcaccaaGAATAGGATAGGTGCTTCACCCTCACGCTGAAGGTGACCTTCGAACATTTTATTTCTATGTAATGACGGCAAGTATTTTTTCGTAAATAAGCATGACTTGTACCTTTTTCCTTTAACGTGTATTTTTTTTACAATTTGACTAGTGCGTCCCCTATTATGCAACACCTTATATCTTAGACAAGCTCGATTTCAAAGATAAGGAGAATATGGAGACAAAGGAAGCTCACCTTAAGACGAAACATGGTTTCATTTTTGAGGTTAAGCTCTACAATGCAGTAAATCACATACATTCTTATTGTTCAAATTAGAGAGGACTGTGCAAGGCCTACGGATTTCACGAGGATACGAAAATAACCTACGATATTGGTCATAAATATGATCTTGAACATAATATCAACATTTGGGTGGATGTGGACATGATTCCAattctacctctatgtgagtttttcaaacaaatttgttaagtaatttatattgtttatttaa
The sequence above is drawn from the Triticum aestivum cultivar Chinese Spring chromosome 7A, IWGSC CS RefSeq v2.1, whole genome shotgun sequence genome and encodes:
- the LOC123150219 gene encoding thioredoxin H2 → MNSYYYYLDKSRPWFWWSGGGWRRFNDGRRYPAVNIIILTADSFDYALGRKRLIEPPQDSSSGSVISIKDMDEWKLHWNKSAPYNKLLVYAFYDKNSTLYKAMEKLLEKLAKQYIGKADFCKLDVDNFEYLAGLCGVEGAYPTFVLFKNCKQVGKVVGLKDDELERSIERALN